From one Streptomyces sp. Q6 genomic stretch:
- the lon gene encoding endopeptidase La yields MASTSNPLTLPVLPLDDEVVLPGMVVPLDLNDTDVRAAVEAAQAAARSSGPDGGTKPKVLLVPRVDGTYANTGVLGTVEQVGRLADGDPGALIRGRGRVRIGAGTTGPGAALWVEGVTVEEEVPEPLPGAVTELVKEYKALATNWLKKRGAWQVVDRVQQIDDVSALADNSGYSPFLTTAQKVELLETADPVARLKLATAQLREHLAEQDVAETIAKDVQEGVDKQQREFLLRRQLEAVRKELREINGEQDGEESDDYRARVEAADLPEKVREAALKEVDKLERSSDQSPEGSWIRTWLDTVLELPWNERTEDAYDIRGARAVLDAEHFGLDDVKERITEYLAVRKRRSERGLGVVGGRRGGAVLALVGPPGVGKTSLGESVAHAMGRKFVRVALGGVRDEAEIRGHRRTYVGALPGRIVRAVKEAGSMNPVVLLDEIDKVGSDFRGDPAAALLEVLDPAQNHTFRDHYLEVELDLSDVVFLATANVLEAIPEALLDRMELVRLDGYTEDEKVVIARDHLVPRQLERAGLADGEVALDEDALRKLAGEYTREAGVRNLERAVTRVLRKVAAQHELGDRELPFTVGEGDLRALIGRPHHVPESAQDPAERRTAVPGVATGLAVTGAGGDVLFVEASLADAETGAAGLTLTGQLGDVMKESAQIALSFLRSHGAELELPVADLKERGVHIHFPAGAVPKDGPSAGVTMTTALASLLSGRLVRTDVAMTGEVSLTGRVLPIGGVKQKLLAAHRAGITTVIIPKRNEADLDDVPAEVLEKLEVHPVTDVRQVLELALAPAEVKVEVPVAA; encoded by the coding sequence ATGGCTTCGACGTCCAACCCACTCACCCTGCCGGTGCTGCCCCTCGACGACGAGGTCGTGCTGCCCGGAATGGTGGTGCCGCTGGACCTGAACGACACCGACGTACGCGCCGCGGTGGAGGCCGCTCAGGCCGCCGCCCGCTCCAGCGGGCCCGACGGGGGAACCAAGCCGAAGGTGCTCCTTGTTCCGCGGGTCGACGGCACGTACGCGAACACCGGTGTGCTCGGCACCGTCGAGCAGGTGGGGCGCCTCGCCGACGGCGACCCGGGCGCGCTGATCCGCGGCCGCGGCCGCGTGCGCATCGGCGCGGGCACGACCGGGCCCGGCGCCGCTCTGTGGGTGGAGGGCGTGACCGTCGAGGAGGAGGTGCCCGAGCCGCTGCCCGGCGCGGTCACCGAACTCGTCAAGGAGTACAAGGCGCTCGCCACGAACTGGCTGAAGAAGCGCGGAGCCTGGCAGGTCGTGGACCGCGTCCAGCAGATCGACGACGTGTCCGCCCTCGCCGACAACTCCGGCTACTCCCCGTTCCTCACGACCGCGCAGAAGGTCGAACTCCTGGAGACCGCCGACCCGGTCGCCCGCCTCAAGCTCGCCACCGCCCAGCTGCGTGAGCACCTCGCCGAGCAGGACGTCGCCGAGACCATCGCCAAGGACGTGCAGGAAGGCGTCGACAAGCAGCAGCGCGAGTTCCTGCTGCGCCGCCAGCTCGAAGCCGTACGCAAGGAACTGCGCGAGATCAACGGCGAGCAGGACGGCGAGGAGTCCGACGACTACCGGGCCCGCGTCGAGGCCGCCGACCTGCCCGAGAAGGTCCGCGAGGCGGCCCTCAAGGAGGTCGACAAGCTGGAGCGGTCCAGCGACCAGTCGCCGGAGGGCTCCTGGATCCGGACCTGGCTGGACACCGTCCTCGAACTGCCGTGGAACGAGCGGACCGAGGACGCGTACGACATCCGCGGCGCCCGCGCCGTCCTCGACGCCGAGCACTTCGGTCTCGACGACGTCAAGGAGCGGATCACCGAGTACCTGGCCGTGCGCAAGCGGCGCTCCGAGCGGGGGCTCGGGGTCGTCGGCGGGCGGCGCGGCGGTGCCGTGCTCGCGCTCGTCGGCCCGCCCGGAGTGGGAAAGACGAGCCTCGGTGAGTCCGTCGCCCACGCCATGGGCCGCAAGTTCGTCCGCGTCGCGCTCGGCGGCGTCCGGGACGAGGCCGAGATCCGCGGCCACCGGCGTACGTACGTGGGCGCGCTGCCGGGACGGATCGTGCGGGCCGTCAAGGAGGCCGGGTCCATGAACCCGGTCGTGCTGCTCGACGAGATCGACAAGGTGGGATCGGACTTCCGGGGCGACCCGGCCGCCGCCCTCCTCGAAGTGCTCGACCCGGCGCAGAACCACACCTTCCGGGACCACTACCTGGAGGTGGAGCTGGACCTGAGCGACGTCGTGTTCCTGGCGACCGCGAACGTGCTCGAAGCCATCCCCGAGGCACTGCTCGACCGGATGGAGCTCGTCCGCCTCGACGGCTACACCGAGGACGAGAAGGTCGTCATCGCGCGGGACCACCTGGTGCCGCGACAGCTGGAGCGCGCCGGACTCGCCGACGGTGAGGTCGCCCTCGACGAGGACGCGTTGCGCAAGCTCGCCGGTGAGTACACGCGGGAGGCCGGTGTCCGCAACCTGGAGCGGGCCGTCACGCGGGTGCTGCGCAAGGTCGCGGCCCAGCACGAACTCGGCGACCGGGAGCTGCCGTTCACGGTCGGCGAGGGTGACCTGCGGGCGCTCATCGGGCGGCCGCACCACGTGCCCGAGTCCGCGCAGGACCCGGCCGAGCGGCGCACGGCGGTGCCGGGTGTCGCGACCGGCCTCGCGGTCACCGGAGCCGGTGGCGACGTCCTCTTCGTCGAGGCGTCCCTCGCCGACGCGGAGACCGGGGCGGCCGGGCTGACCCTGACCGGTCAGCTGGGTGACGTCATGAAGGAGTCGGCGCAGATCGCCCTGTCCTTCCTGCGTTCCCACGGCGCCGAACTGGAGCTGCCCGTCGCCGACCTGAAGGAGCGGGGCGTGCACATCCACTTCCCCGCGGGCGCGGTGCCGAAGGACGGGCCGAGCGCGGGCGTCACGATGACGACCGCCCTCGCGTCGCTGCTGAGCGGACGCCTCGTCCGTACGGATGTGGCGATGACCGGTGAGGTCTCGCTGACGGGCCGGGTGCTGCCCATCGGCGGCGTGAAGCAGAAGCTGCTCGCCGCGCACCGGGCGGGCATCACGACCGTCATCATCCCGAAGCGCAACGAGGCCGACCTGGACGATGTCCCGGCGGAGGTCCTGGAGAAGCTGGAGGTGCACCCGGTGACGGACGTCCGACAGGTTCTCGAACTGGCCCTGGCCCCGGCCGAGGTGAAGGTGGAGGTCCCCGTCGCCGCGTGA
- a CDS encoding LuxR C-terminal-related transcriptional regulator, with translation MTSGGHDAQWQALGLGEEELRVYEALLTPPAFTSRAGLARAVGLSVRRTGAVLGHLADRGFTVPQPRGGTVPVAVAPATALRNLLHHRQAELLHRSAELEELTGSVDRLAAQLLSATPADVRAMGIETVRGGRAISERIAAMLASATEEVALLDRPPYASSQPDGMPTPLDMASPVRRGARVRAVVDREGFTFPGRARGLNDLAAQGVQIRVGQDLPTKLFTVDRRVTLLPPTDAADPTASALVVNDSLLSHALVPLFEAVWERSMPIGSDSPDQVTDEDRELLTMLASGLKDEAIARRLDLHVHTVRRRITRLMTMLNAQTRFQAGVRATLRGWLDSSPSGT, from the coding sequence GTGACATCGGGTGGGCACGACGCGCAGTGGCAGGCTCTCGGACTCGGCGAGGAAGAGCTCAGGGTGTACGAAGCCCTGCTCACACCGCCCGCGTTCACTTCGCGGGCGGGGCTCGCGCGGGCGGTCGGGCTCTCGGTCCGGCGGACCGGCGCCGTCCTCGGCCACCTCGCCGACCGCGGTTTCACGGTGCCGCAGCCGCGCGGCGGCACGGTGCCCGTCGCGGTCGCGCCCGCGACGGCCCTGCGCAATCTGCTCCATCACCGCCAGGCGGAACTCCTGCACCGGTCGGCCGAGTTGGAGGAGCTCACCGGTTCCGTGGACCGGCTCGCCGCGCAGCTCCTGAGCGCCACCCCCGCGGACGTCCGGGCGATGGGCATCGAGACGGTCCGCGGCGGCCGGGCGATCAGCGAGCGCATCGCGGCGATGCTGGCGTCGGCGACCGAGGAGGTGGCGCTCCTGGACCGCCCGCCGTACGCGTCCTCCCAGCCGGACGGCATGCCGACCCCGCTCGACATGGCGTCGCCCGTGCGGCGCGGGGCACGGGTGCGGGCGGTCGTGGACCGGGAGGGCTTCACCTTTCCCGGGCGGGCGCGCGGCCTCAACGACCTTGCCGCGCAAGGGGTTCAGATACGGGTCGGCCAGGACCTGCCGACCAAGCTGTTCACCGTCGACCGGCGGGTGACGCTGCTGCCGCCGACCGACGCGGCGGACCCGACGGCCTCCGCGCTCGTGGTGAACGACTCGCTACTCAGCCACGCCCTGGTGCCGCTGTTCGAGGCGGTGTGGGAGCGCTCCATGCCGATCGGTTCGGACTCCCCCGACCAGGTCACGGACGAGGACCGCGAGCTCCTGACGATGCTCGCCTCGGGCCTGAAGGACGAGGCGATCGCCCGCCGCCTCGACCTCCATGTGCACACGGTGCGCCGCCGCATCACCCGTCTGATGACGATGCTGAACGCGCAGACCCGCTTCCAGGCGGGTGTGCGGGCGACGCTGAGGGGCTGGCTCGACTCCAGCCCCTCAGGCACCTGA
- a CDS encoding M4 family metallopeptidase produces MGTSARRRKDTSRGRGIAAAHGVAALLAAAGLMVTGVSAAQAADTTAPVVNGADTDTDTPSLVTGLHDEVSATDSAADAARGHLAGKKGRYHIADTSAKDLTSLGTTTAKGGRETVRLQQKYRGVEVLGGQYVVRMEKKDGKRTVTGTSGKYFTELKLDTVTPKVSEKVAIQRAVAAAATQLGTAPLRAPAKGAKAGENPLSGKAEGVVVLPQGEGVLARHITVTGSNPADGTPVRQEVYVDAHSGFPLLQYSGIQSFGSTDTATGQTQDAATTADDAATTSVPPFLVKGSGTRYNGEKADLNLYKGADGTYQMIDYGFRTAEDPYEGPMLKTYDARGVDVAYASGTWPSGVKVFSSTTPEFGADATDSGAVDAHWAANKVYGYYKDHFGRKGLDDKDEYIYSLVGVTANGGPYNNAFWDGSKMVYGQGGGDYRTFSADADVVGHEMTHGVTEHSANLVYVGQSGAINEAISDYFGNAIDLESSGQSMDDPDSGLLGEDLCTTLSPRECALRDLNNDMTTQKDFIGVTARGDSGGVHLNSPIFSGALWDIRKSFGGDFADQVVYRALTAYMTPLDGFTEGRAAVLAAAQELGATKAQVQTVEDAFARHGIVPGWETKLGVDTDTLLTAVNTSSTNVGAGGGKYAVSRSNEDGSEPYSVWVGDTSGKGAPQQVSPNNGDYNVYANTDGKTVVWADYSSNGVSIMARPVGGGLAKRVDAIGSDVSGLVVDGDYVAYTATNPQYGVTNVRYVNMKTGEVGLVDGGRPYRISGLPSVKNGKIAFAALTPDANGNAVLGVNVFDAAAGTTKAMPVSSGVQSVGQTAITDDGVFWIEDTDLTDGGKAMVRRAGLDGTNPLTVTPESGTGSLYAYTLTASDDAVTVTQLPPATTWANATLPKLYQVAPDGKGGPKRVSCNRGDQAYAAADTGQRVLWLDGTTGSTNLVKRDRPAGKC; encoded by the coding sequence GTGGGGACCTCAGCACGCAGACGTAAGGACACGAGCCGGGGCCGGGGCATAGCCGCGGCCCACGGAGTGGCGGCACTGCTCGCCGCCGCGGGCCTGATGGTCACCGGAGTGTCGGCCGCGCAGGCGGCCGACACCACGGCCCCGGTCGTGAACGGCGCGGACACCGACACCGACACCCCCTCGCTCGTCACCGGGCTGCACGACGAGGTGTCCGCCACCGACAGCGCCGCCGACGCGGCCCGCGGCCACCTCGCCGGCAAGAAGGGCCGCTACCACATCGCGGACACCTCGGCGAAGGACCTCACCTCGCTCGGCACCACGACCGCCAAGGGCGGCCGCGAGACGGTCCGGCTCCAGCAGAAGTACCGGGGCGTCGAAGTGCTCGGCGGCCAGTACGTGGTCCGCATGGAGAAGAAGGACGGCAAGCGCACCGTCACCGGCACGTCCGGCAAGTACTTCACCGAGCTGAAGCTGGACACGGTCACGCCGAAGGTCTCCGAGAAGGTCGCGATCCAGCGCGCCGTCGCCGCCGCGGCCACCCAGCTCGGCACGGCCCCGCTGCGCGCACCCGCCAAGGGCGCCAAGGCCGGCGAGAACCCGCTCAGCGGCAAGGCCGAAGGAGTCGTCGTCCTGCCGCAGGGCGAGGGCGTGCTCGCCCGCCACATCACCGTCACGGGCAGCAACCCGGCCGACGGGACGCCGGTGCGGCAGGAGGTGTACGTCGACGCCCACTCCGGGTTCCCGCTGCTCCAGTACAGCGGCATCCAGTCCTTCGGCTCGACGGACACGGCCACCGGACAGACGCAGGACGCGGCGACGACCGCGGACGACGCCGCCACCACGTCCGTCCCGCCGTTCCTCGTCAAGGGCTCCGGCACCCGCTACAACGGCGAGAAGGCCGACCTCAACCTGTACAAGGGCGCCGACGGCACCTACCAGATGATCGACTACGGGTTCCGGACCGCCGAGGACCCGTACGAAGGCCCCATGCTGAAGACCTACGACGCGCGCGGCGTCGACGTCGCGTACGCGTCCGGCACCTGGCCGAGCGGCGTCAAGGTCTTCTCCTCGACCACCCCCGAGTTCGGCGCCGACGCCACCGACTCCGGTGCGGTGGACGCCCATTGGGCCGCCAACAAGGTCTACGGCTACTACAAGGACCACTTCGGCCGTAAGGGGCTCGACGACAAGGACGAGTACATCTACTCGCTCGTCGGCGTCACGGCCAACGGCGGCCCGTACAACAACGCCTTCTGGGACGGCAGCAAGATGGTGTACGGCCAGGGAGGCGGCGACTACCGCACCTTCTCGGCGGACGCCGACGTCGTGGGCCACGAGATGACGCACGGCGTCACCGAGCACAGCGCGAACCTCGTGTACGTGGGCCAGTCCGGCGCGATCAACGAGGCGATCTCGGACTACTTCGGCAACGCCATCGACCTGGAGTCGAGCGGTCAGTCGATGGACGACCCGGACTCGGGTCTGCTCGGCGAGGACCTGTGCACCACGCTGTCGCCGCGCGAGTGCGCGCTGCGCGACCTCAACAACGACATGACCACGCAGAAGGACTTCATCGGCGTCACCGCCCGCGGTGACAGCGGCGGCGTGCACCTCAACTCGCCGATCTTCTCGGGCGCGCTGTGGGACATCCGCAAGAGCTTCGGCGGCGACTTCGCCGACCAGGTCGTCTACCGCGCGCTGACCGCGTACATGACGCCGCTCGACGGCTTCACCGAGGGCCGCGCCGCCGTCCTCGCGGCCGCACAGGAGCTGGGCGCCACCAAGGCCCAGGTGCAGACCGTCGAGGACGCCTTCGCCCGGCACGGCATCGTGCCCGGCTGGGAGACCAAGCTCGGCGTCGACACGGACACCCTCCTGACCGCGGTCAACACGTCCTCCACCAACGTCGGCGCGGGCGGCGGCAAGTACGCCGTCTCGCGCAGCAACGAGGACGGCAGCGAGCCGTACTCGGTGTGGGTGGGCGACACCTCCGGCAAGGGCGCACCCCAGCAGGTGAGCCCCAACAACGGTGACTACAACGTCTACGCGAACACCGACGGCAAGACCGTGGTGTGGGCCGACTACAGCAGCAACGGCGTCTCCATCATGGCGCGCCCGGTCGGCGGCGGACTCGCCAAGCGGGTCGACGCCATCGGCAGCGACGTCTCCGGGCTCGTCGTGGACGGCGACTACGTCGCGTACACCGCGACCAACCCGCAGTACGGCGTGACGAACGTCCGGTACGTCAACATGAAGACCGGCGAGGTCGGCCTGGTCGACGGCGGCCGTCCCTACCGCATCTCGGGCCTGCCCTCCGTCAAGAACGGCAAGATCGCCTTCGCGGCGTTGACGCCCGACGCGAACGGCAACGCCGTGCTCGGCGTCAACGTCTTCGACGCGGCGGCCGGCACCACCAAGGCGATGCCCGTCAGCAGCGGCGTGCAGAGCGTCGGCCAGACCGCCATCACCGACGACGGCGTCTTCTGGATCGAGGACACGGACCTGACCGACGGCGGCAAGGCCATGGTGCGCCGCGCCGGCCTCGACGGCACGAACCCCCTCACCGTCACCCCGGAGTCCGGCACCGGCTCGCTGTACGCGTACACGCTCACCGCCTCGGACGACGCGGTCACCGTCACCCAGCTGCCCCCGGCCACCACGTGGGCCAACGCGACGCTGCCGAAGCTGTACCAGGTCGCTCCCGACGGCAAGGGCGGCCCCAAGCGCGTCTCCTGCAACCGCGGCGACCAGGCCTACGCGGCCGCCGACACCGGACAGCGCGTGCTGTGGCTGGACGGCACCACCGGCTCCACGAACCTCGTGAAGCGCGACAGGCCGGCGGGCAAGTGCTGA
- a CDS encoding lysozyme — MPVHRPGTSRRTRATAAGALFAALSLFLTLPSAAHAADTPTRGEAYLGMGVAAHDGDTGQGPVTRATQTEGVDVSSHQGNVSWSTLWGSGVKWAYVKGTEGTYYTNPYFAQQYNGSYNVGMIRGSYHFATPDTTSGATQANYFVDHGGGWSRDGKTLPGALDIEWNPYGAACYGKTQSAMVTWIRDFLNQYKARTGRDAVIYTATSWWTQCTGNSSAFGATNPLWVARYAADPGTLPAGWGYYTMWQYTSSGPTVGDHNKFNGALDRVQALANG; from the coding sequence ATGCCCGTGCACAGACCCGGAACCAGCCGCCGCACCCGCGCCACCGCGGCCGGAGCCCTGTTCGCAGCGCTCTCCCTCTTCCTCACCCTGCCGAGCGCGGCGCACGCCGCCGACACCCCCACCCGCGGCGAGGCCTACCTCGGCATGGGCGTCGCGGCGCACGACGGCGACACCGGCCAGGGCCCCGTCACCCGGGCCACCCAGACCGAGGGCGTCGACGTCAGCAGCCACCAGGGCAACGTGTCCTGGTCCACGCTCTGGGGCAGCGGCGTGAAGTGGGCCTACGTCAAAGGCACCGAGGGCACGTACTACACGAACCCCTACTTCGCGCAGCAGTACAACGGCTCCTACAACGTGGGCATGATCCGCGGCTCGTACCACTTCGCCACCCCCGACACCACGAGCGGCGCCACGCAGGCCAACTACTTCGTGGACCACGGGGGCGGCTGGTCGCGGGACGGCAAGACCCTGCCGGGCGCGCTCGACATCGAGTGGAACCCGTACGGCGCCGCCTGCTACGGCAAGACGCAGAGCGCGATGGTGACCTGGATCCGGGACTTCCTGAACCAGTACAAGGCCCGCACCGGCCGTGACGCCGTCATCTACACGGCGACGAGCTGGTGGACGCAGTGCACCGGCAACTCCTCGGCCTTCGGCGCCACCAACCCGCTGTGGGTCGCCCGCTACGCCGCCGACCCGGGCACGCTGCCCGCGGGCTGGGGCTACTACACGATGTGGCAGTACACGTCGTCCGGTCCGACGGTCGGCGATCACAACAAGTTCAACGGCGCCCTGGACCGCGTACAGGCGCTCGCCAACGGCTGA
- a CDS encoding MarR family winged helix-turn-helix transcriptional regulator, translating into MHEDGNGERRNAERDANSAAAPTGVDHEFLSLERELTVFLRRARASSGEMAREVHPDLEPSAYGLLARLDECGAQRATTLAAYIGVGKATMSRQLRALEDLGLVSREPDPADGRAWLVSLTGHGRANCREVRDARRMRYVRQLAGWDRREVAELARLLHQLNAGIEE; encoded by the coding sequence GTGCACGAAGACGGGAACGGCGAGCGGCGGAACGCGGAACGTGACGCGAACTCCGCCGCCGCGCCGACTGGTGTGGACCACGAATTCCTGTCCCTGGAGCGGGAGTTGACGGTCTTCCTGCGCCGCGCGCGGGCCTCCTCGGGGGAGATGGCCCGCGAGGTCCACCCGGACCTGGAACCGTCCGCGTACGGGCTCCTCGCCCGCCTGGACGAGTGCGGCGCGCAGCGGGCGACCACGCTCGCCGCGTACATCGGCGTCGGCAAGGCGACGATGAGCCGCCAGCTGCGCGCCCTGGAGGACCTCGGCCTGGTCTCCCGCGAACCCGACCCCGCGGACGGCCGCGCCTGGCTCGTCTCCCTCACCGGGCACGGCCGCGCCAACTGCCGCGAGGTGCGGGACGCGCGGCGGATGCGGTACGTGCGCCAGCTGGCGGGCTGGGACCGCCGTGAGGTCGCGGAACTGGCCCGGCTGCTGCACCAGTTGAACGCCGGAATCGAGGAGTGA
- a CDS encoding protein phosphatase 2C domain-containing protein translates to MRIDLTTEPGDPARPNEDYASVAVPASGQGGSLVVLDGVTPPSGDAGCLHSVPWFTAHLGGALSELSATRRDMTLLDILSTGITRTADTHRGTCDLSHPRTPQATVVLARWDADVVEHLVLSDSALLVEAPDGTVTALLDDRLSRVPRACLVSDEVADATVRNKEGGFFTAAADPAVASRAVTGTLPRADVRALAAMTDGVTRWVDTFGEGDWTDLFALVRKEGASGTVSRVRALETADEHTRTHLRRSKTHDDASVVFAEL, encoded by the coding sequence ATGCGCATCGACCTGACCACCGAGCCCGGTGACCCCGCCCGCCCGAACGAGGACTACGCATCCGTCGCGGTTCCGGCGTCCGGACAGGGCGGATCACTCGTCGTCCTCGACGGCGTCACCCCTCCGTCCGGCGACGCGGGCTGTCTGCATTCCGTCCCCTGGTTCACGGCCCACCTCGGCGGCGCACTGTCCGAACTGTCCGCTACGCGGCGGGATATGACCCTGCTTGACATCCTCTCCACCGGCATCACACGGACCGCCGACACCCACCGCGGAACCTGTGACCTTTCTCACCCGCGCACGCCTCAGGCAACCGTCGTCCTCGCGCGCTGGGACGCGGACGTGGTCGAGCATCTGGTGCTCTCCGACTCGGCGTTGCTCGTCGAGGCGCCGGACGGCACGGTGACCGCGCTCCTCGACGACCGCCTGTCCCGGGTCCCGCGCGCCTGCCTGGTCTCGGACGAGGTGGCCGACGCGACCGTGCGCAACAAGGAGGGCGGCTTCTTCACGGCGGCGGCCGACCCGGCGGTGGCGTCCCGCGCGGTGACCGGCACGCTCCCCCGCGCCGACGTCCGCGCCCTCGCGGCGATGACGGACGGCGTGACCCGCTGGGTGGACACGTTCGGCGAGGGCGACTGGACGGACCTGTTCGCCCTCGTCCGCAAGGAAGGCGCCTCGGGCACGGTGTCCCGGGTCCGCGCCCTGGAGACCGCGGACGAACACACCCGGACCCACCTACGCCGCAGCAAGACCCACGACGACGCCTCGGTGGTGTTCGCGGAACTGTGA
- a CDS encoding nitrate- and nitrite sensing domain-containing protein, whose translation MRNRLIVAVAVVAAAIAGAGVPSVVAASGRLSDTQELVDDAARTQLALSLSHALADERDEVTVYIAAGRPKGQGLTEARSARVDRQVQELRADAPGTLRRSIDEIAAVRRAALTGKGSALEAHTAYSKAIAELHRLAEDLADRIPARAGAGAHALADLDRAVEQASAARGLLLAAYAVPRSTDTTTVVDPVTGLPKTVVSEDSADSGQRDELSAAAQLARVRERAALDDFRESAPAASVNAYDSTVTGPDAAKADSYLKRLTDAPTLSDAELGYRSKSVDAALTARIDLMRGAEAALGDQRVKRLEQLRDDDVTALELRIALIGVLLLSAVGVAMGAARSLTRPLAVLRIGSARVAEAPLTEEPVKFTGRNDEFAQVVRSVNALHAHAVALNERQATLESDRKHLIGERQRMADERDALRAELAEAAVQLERARHSIHGTFVNLALRTLGLVERQLGVIEGLEEREQDPERLATLFKLDHFATVMRRHSENLLVLAGAEHGQQHAGSVPLVDVARAAVSEIERYERVRIAALPPHAHIAGFAADDLSHLVAELLENATSFSPPDAAVEVSGWLLENGEVMLSVQDEGIGMAEDRMRELNARLAAFSAEQAHDPEDTDGLGLGLYVVARLAARHGLRVRLREQKQGGIAAVVVLPTALLAPVPAAAVPPAVPVPGGAPAVHLPGSEAEANSNVLDGRTLPAPGAADPLIQAAEHAVRESEAETTMELVAPPARYDAEPDTHERTADESPAEPPAPAPAAEVPPQRTPAEPPAPTGERLTDKGLPKRTPKVTAAAPAPKPRTGSVDADALRRRLGGFHRGAQEGRRDVEVELAEDPVLSGEAKGDTAEEASS comes from the coding sequence GTGCGCAACCGGCTGATCGTCGCGGTGGCCGTCGTGGCCGCCGCCATCGCGGGGGCGGGAGTCCCCTCCGTCGTCGCCGCGTCGGGCCGGCTCAGCGACACGCAGGAGCTGGTCGACGACGCCGCGCGCACCCAGCTCGCGCTCTCCCTGTCGCACGCCCTCGCCGACGAGCGCGACGAGGTCACCGTCTACATCGCCGCCGGGCGCCCCAAGGGCCAGGGGCTCACCGAGGCGCGCAGCGCGCGGGTCGACCGGCAGGTGCAGGAGCTGCGGGCCGACGCGCCCGGGACCCTGCGCCGCTCCATCGACGAGATCGCCGCCGTGCGCCGCGCCGCCCTCACCGGCAAGGGCTCGGCCCTGGAGGCGCACACCGCGTACTCGAAGGCCATCGCCGAGCTGCACCGGCTCGCCGAGGACCTGGCGGACCGGATCCCGGCCCGCGCCGGCGCCGGCGCGCACGCCCTCGCCGACCTGGACCGCGCCGTCGAGCAGGCGTCGGCCGCACGGGGGCTGCTGCTCGCCGCGTACGCCGTCCCGCGCTCCACGGACACCACGACCGTCGTCGACCCCGTCACGGGCCTGCCGAAGACCGTGGTGAGCGAGGACTCCGCCGACAGCGGGCAGCGGGACGAGCTGAGCGCCGCGGCCCAGCTGGCCCGGGTGCGCGAGCGGGCCGCCCTCGACGACTTCCGCGAGTCCGCCCCGGCCGCCTCCGTGAACGCGTACGACTCGACGGTCACCGGACCCGACGCCGCCAAGGCCGACTCCTACCTGAAGCGGCTCACCGACGCGCCCACGCTCTCCGACGCCGAGCTCGGCTACAGGAGCAAGAGCGTCGACGCCGCCCTGACCGCCCGCATCGACCTCATGCGGGGCGCCGAGGCCGCCCTCGGCGACCAGCGCGTCAAGCGCCTGGAGCAGCTGCGCGACGACGACGTGACCGCCCTGGAGCTGCGGATCGCGCTCATCGGCGTCCTGCTCCTCTCGGCGGTGGGCGTGGCCATGGGCGCCGCCCGCTCGCTGACCCGGCCGCTGGCCGTGCTGCGGATCGGCTCGGCCCGCGTCGCCGAGGCGCCGCTGACGGAGGAGCCGGTCAAGTTCACCGGCCGCAACGACGAGTTCGCCCAGGTCGTCCGCTCCGTCAACGCCCTGCACGCGCACGCCGTCGCCCTCAACGAGCGCCAGGCCACCCTGGAGTCCGACCGCAAGCACCTGATCGGCGAGCGCCAGCGGATGGCCGACGAGCGCGACGCGCTGCGCGCCGAACTGGCCGAGGCGGCTGTCCAGTTGGAGCGCGCCAGGCACTCCATCCACGGCACGTTCGTCAACCTGGCCCTGCGCACCCTCGGCCTCGTCGAGCGCCAACTCGGCGTCATCGAGGGCCTGGAGGAGCGCGAGCAGGACCCGGAGCGGCTCGCTACCCTCTTCAAGCTCGATCACTTCGCCACCGTCATGCGGCGCCACAGCGAGAACCTGCTGGTCCTCGCGGGCGCCGAGCACGGACAGCAGCACGCCGGATCCGTCCCCCTCGTCGACGTCGCGCGCGCCGCCGTCTCCGAGATCGAGCGGTACGAGCGGGTACGCATCGCCGCGCTGCCGCCGCACGCGCACATCGCCGGGTTCGCGGCCGACGACCTCAGCCACCTCGTGGCCGAACTCCTGGAGAACGCCACGTCGTTCTCGCCGCCGGACGCCGCCGTCGAGGTCTCCGGCTGGCTCCTGGAGAACGGCGAGGTGATGCTCTCCGTGCAGGACGAGGGCATCGGCATGGCCGAGGACCGGATGCGCGAGCTGAACGCCCGGCTCGCCGCCTTCAGCGCCGAGCAGGCGCACGACCCGGAGGACACCGACGGGCTCGGCCTCGGCCTGTACGTCGTCGCGCGCCTCGCCGCCCGGCACGGCCTGCGGGTCCGGCTGCGCGAGCAGAAGCAGGGCGGCATCGCGGCCGTCGTCGTCCTGCCCACCGCGCTGCTCGCCCCGGTCCCCGCGGCGGCCGTACCGCCCGCCGTACCCGTGCCCGGCGGCGCGCCCGCCGTACACCTGCCGGGCTCCGAGGCCGAGGCCAACTCCAACGTCCTCGACGGCCGTACGCTGCCCGCCCCCGGCGCCGCTGACCCGCTGATCCAGGCCGCCGAGCACGCCGTACGGGAGTCCGAGGCCGAGACGACGATGGAGCTCGTCGCGCCGCCGGCCCGCTACGACGCGGAGCCCGACACGCACGAGCGCACCGCGGACGAGAGCCCCGCCGAGCCGCCGGCGCCCGCTCCCGCCGCCGAGGTGCCGCCGCAGCGCACGCCCGCCGAGCCGCCCGCCCCCACCGGCGAGCGCCTCACCGACAAGGGCCTGCCCAAGCGCACCCCGAAGGTCACCGCCGCCGCCCCCGCTCCGAAGCCGCGCACCGGCTCCGTCGACGCGGACGCGCTGCGGCGCCGGCTCGGCGGCTTCCACCGCGGCGCCCAGGAGGGCCGCAGGGACGTGGAGGTCGAGCTGGCCGAGGACCCAGTACTTAGTGGAGAAGCCAAGGGGGACACCGCCGAGGAGGCAAGCAGTTGA